One window of the Tachypleus tridentatus isolate NWPU-2018 chromosome 10, ASM421037v1, whole genome shotgun sequence genome contains the following:
- the LOC143230750 gene encoding NEDD4 family-interacting protein 1-like: MEREQTSVAYQMLKQQEDGDSSPVPTASLVVPQQGIPPPAYDELVAEGAIGGHSEEASCNTNEDGTINQLNSPKSENTVPVPPPYDATDAELPTYEEVQRSKILERGEDQRQDGDVNSLWSHGEEILGTDFLFFTSFFVAFLFNWVGFLLLVCFCHTLAGRYGALAGLGLSLAKWTLIVKHSTDFVSSENEWLWWIIMAFGILICARSCLQYVQVKREWRLLNPLRRERLYFFY, from the exons atggaaagagAACAAACATCTGTGGCTTATCAAATG CTGAAACAACAAGAGGATGGGGATTCTTCTCCAGTGCCAACTGCTTCATTGGTGGTGCCTCAACAGGGTATTCCTCCTCCTGCATATGATGAGCTTGTAGCAGAAGGAGCTATAGGTGGACACTCAGAAGAAGCTAGTTGTAACACAAATGAAG ATGGCACTATCAATCAGCTGAATTCACCCAAAAGTGAAAACACTGTACCAGTACCTCCTCCATATGATGCAACTGATGCAGAACTCCCCACTTATGAAGAAGTTCAGAGATCAAAAATTTTGGAAAGGGGTGAAGATCAAAGACAG GATGGTGATGTTAATTCACTGTGGTCTCATGGTGAAGAAATTCTTGGAACAGACTTCTTATTCTTCACTTCATTTTTTG tTGCATTCCTGTTCAACTGGGTGGGCTTTCTACTTCTGGTTTGTTTCTGCCACACATTGGCTGGGCGATATGGAGCTCTAGCTGGACTTGGACTGTCTTTAGCCAAGTGGACCCTCATTGTGAAG CATTCAACTGATTTTGTAAGTTCAGAAAATGAATGGCTATGGTGGATCATAATGGCCTttg GTATCTTGATTTGTGCTCGCTCTTGTCTGCAGTATGTTCAAGTTAAACGTGAATGGAGACTTCTTAATCCTCTGCGTCGTGAAAGGCTGTATTTTTTCTACTAG